GTTACGTTTTTTCCAGTTTTCGATCCACTCAGTGATGCCTTTGCGAACGTACTGGGAATCGGTGGTTAACACCACCTGACAGGATTGCTTTAACGCAGTGAGCGCCTGAATTGCGGCCATTAATTCCATGCGGTTATTGGTGGTTTGTTTTTCACCACCAAACAATTGCTTCTCTTTCCCATCCCAACGCAGCAAAGCGCCCCAACCTCCCGGCCCAGGGTTGCCACGGCAAGCCCCATCGGTAAATATTTCAACAACTTTGGGGGTCTGGGTCATTCTGGCCTCATGATTTGATATTGCGGGTGGCCCCAGCCATGGCGGGGTGCCGTAAAATTTGTGCCCGTTCTCGAAGTGAATCCACAGAGGGCGTTAATGGCGCCCGGTATTTTGTCGCGCTCAGCACAAAAACACCACCCATAAACGTCTTTGACGATAAGGCACTATGGTTCATACAAAAATCAGGCTTGTTTACCGGAATACGGTGAAAAGCGTAAGAGACATCATTCACCTCAAAACCCAGCAGCGACAACCAGTCAGAAATGCGATGAATACTAAGCCGGTGA
The DNA window shown above is from Spongiibacter sp. IMCC21906 and carries:
- the rnhA gene encoding ribonuclease HI; translation: MTQTPKVVEIFTDGACRGNPGPGGWGALLRWDGKEKQLFGGEKQTTNNRMELMAAIQALTALKQSCQVVLTTDSQYVRKGITEWIENWKKRNWKTAAKQPVKNADLWRLLDEQSQRHQIDWQWVKGHSGHPENELADALANKGIDEAEHV